In Mycolicibacterium alvei, a single window of DNA contains:
- a CDS encoding DNA-binding protein — translation MAEMTVVDAAVQLDVSERQVRRLANNGVLTISRVVGRTLLLDSVSVHQLAARVRHNGRPWAAATAWAALAMLSGQLAPWMDPAAASRLRHRLRGARATEVAWLARGRAHVRQMQGWGRDNGLVPTGVSALCEPKIAALFDLSPVDRGSDGYVAARHFDDMVTNLGLFDDIEGDIVVRVVPDDAGYAVDRPLIAAVAVDLSESLDTREAAAGERVLDDLLTAFRTGNSHTSNRSGAVW, via the coding sequence ATGGCGGAGATGACCGTGGTAGACGCAGCAGTACAGCTGGACGTCTCCGAACGCCAGGTGCGCCGACTCGCGAACAACGGCGTGCTGACCATCAGCCGCGTTGTCGGACGTACGTTGCTACTCGACTCAGTGTCGGTACACCAACTGGCAGCACGTGTGCGTCACAACGGCCGGCCGTGGGCAGCAGCCACAGCATGGGCCGCACTCGCCATGCTGTCCGGCCAACTTGCCCCGTGGATGGACCCGGCCGCGGCGTCTCGGCTACGTCACCGCCTGCGCGGAGCGCGTGCAACCGAAGTGGCATGGCTGGCACGCGGCCGCGCCCACGTGCGCCAGATGCAGGGCTGGGGGCGAGATAACGGCCTAGTCCCCACCGGAGTGAGCGCGCTGTGTGAACCGAAGATCGCTGCACTGTTCGACCTGTCCCCGGTAGACCGCGGATCCGACGGCTACGTCGCAGCGCGTCACTTCGACGACATGGTCACCAATCTGGGCCTGTTCGACGACATCGAAGGGGACATCGTCGTGCGTGTCGTTCCCGACGACGCCGGATATGCCGTCGACCGCCCCCTCATCGCCGCTGTGGCCGTGGACCTGTCGGAGTCACTGGACACACGGGAGGCTGCGGCGGGCGAGCGCGTGCTGGACGACCTGCTGACGGCGTTCCGGACCGGCAACAGCCACACCTCCAACCGCAGCGGCGCAGTCTGGTGA
- the lysE gene encoding L-lysine exporter — protein MASPVLIGFLTTMALIAAIGAQNAFVLRQGIRGEHIVAVIALCTVSDLILIAAGIAGVGALITAHPSAMTVAKFGGAAFLIGYGVLAARRAVRPSTLNPSERTPARLAEVLVTCLALTWLNPHVYLDTVVLLGSLANEHHEQRWLFGVGAVAASAVWFTGLGLGARRLAGLFANPTTWRLLDGLIAVMMIGLGTSLALS, from the coding sequence ATGGCTTCACCCGTGCTCATCGGATTCCTCACCACGATGGCGTTGATCGCCGCGATCGGCGCGCAGAATGCGTTCGTGCTGCGGCAGGGCATCCGTGGCGAGCACATCGTCGCCGTCATCGCGTTGTGCACGGTCTCCGACCTGATCCTGATCGCTGCCGGGATCGCCGGAGTCGGCGCCCTGATCACCGCGCACCCCAGCGCCATGACGGTGGCGAAGTTCGGCGGGGCGGCCTTCCTGATCGGCTATGGCGTGCTTGCCGCGCGTCGCGCGGTCCGGCCCTCGACCCTCAATCCGTCCGAACGCACCCCGGCCCGCCTGGCCGAGGTGCTGGTCACCTGCCTGGCGTTGACCTGGCTGAACCCCCACGTGTACCTGGACACGGTGGTGCTGCTCGGCTCGCTGGCCAACGAGCACCATGAGCAGCGGTGGTTGTTCGGCGTCGGTGCGGTGGCCGCGAGCGCGGTGTGGTTCACCGGGCTGGGCCTGGGCGCCCGCCGACTGGCCGGACTGTTCGCCAACCCGACGACCTGGCGCCTCCTCGACGGGCTGATCGCGGTGATGATGATCGGGCTCGGCACGAGCCTCGCGCTGTCCTGA
- a CDS encoding alpha/beta fold hydrolase, producing the protein MFRREQSSPPHPSANAPAWFTSALEQTPEHSTIDVDGCAIHVRTWGNPDNPPLVFVHGGGAHSGWWDHIAPFFARTHRVVAPDLSGHGDSGTRTEYALSIWAQEVLAASEASGSSARPTIVGHSMGGWVAAEAATLYGAQIDSILVIDSPLRDRAPEEVPLRNRRRDAAGYPTEDEIVARFRAVPKQEVTLPYIGHHIAVESVRKTDNGWVWKFDPDIFGGHLLDETSTNEELLENTFALIPCRIGYLRCEDGVVPPPMAAQIRSILQLRGPFVELAQAGHHPMLDQPLPLVATIRTLLEFWSIT; encoded by the coding sequence ATGTTTCGCCGTGAGCAGTCTTCACCCCCGCATCCGTCGGCGAACGCGCCGGCGTGGTTCACCTCCGCTCTGGAACAGACGCCCGAGCACTCGACCATCGACGTCGACGGATGTGCCATCCATGTGCGGACCTGGGGCAACCCGGACAATCCGCCACTGGTGTTCGTCCATGGCGGCGGCGCCCACTCCGGCTGGTGGGACCACATCGCTCCGTTCTTCGCCCGCACCCATCGCGTCGTCGCACCCGACCTGAGCGGGCACGGCGACAGCGGCACCCGCACCGAATACGCCCTGTCGATCTGGGCGCAGGAAGTCCTCGCCGCATCGGAAGCCTCCGGGTCCTCGGCGCGGCCCACGATCGTCGGCCACAGCATGGGTGGCTGGGTAGCCGCGGAGGCTGCCACCCTCTATGGCGCGCAGATCGACAGCATCCTGGTCATCGATTCACCACTGCGCGATCGGGCACCGGAGGAGGTCCCGTTGCGCAACCGCCGCCGCGACGCCGCCGGATACCCCACCGAAGACGAGATCGTCGCCCGATTCCGTGCAGTACCGAAGCAGGAAGTGACGCTGCCCTACATCGGCCACCACATCGCCGTGGAATCCGTGCGCAAGACGGACAACGGGTGGGTGTGGAAGTTCGACCCCGATATCTTCGGCGGCCACCTACTGGACGAAACGTCTACCAACGAAGAGCTGCTGGAGAACACATTCGCCTTAATCCCTTGCCGGATAGGGTATTTGCGATGCGAAGACGGGGTGGTTCCACCGCCTATGGCCGCCCAGATCCGGTCGATCCTGCAACTTCGCGGCCCGTTCGTCGAACTCGCCCAGGCCGGCCACCACCCGATGTTGGATCAACCCCTCCCGCTGGTGGCGACCATCCGGACTCTGCTGGAGTTCTGGTCAATCACCTAG